In a single window of the Thermoplasmatales archaeon genome:
- a CDS encoding winged helix-turn-helix transcriptional regulator: MDRISEARELITSTVRSNPGIHFRELQRITGLANGQIQYHLYQMEKSGLISVRSDGKLKRYFLIESTGYDERNLILYLRSSGTRPLIFRLVIEKEIDLGKLLKSKKSPKGNNEVVDLLTKEQIAAIREEGEKRYLYLKNPEQVIDTMRKYKESFLDSLSMNLLSLLE, translated from the coding sequence TTGGATAGGATTTCTGAAGCTAGGGAGTTGATAACTTCAACAGTACGTTCCAATCCTGGAATCCATTTTAGGGAACTTCAAAGAATAACCGGTTTAGCCAATGGTCAGATACAATATCACCTGTACCAGATGGAAAAAAGCGGTTTAATCAGCGTAAGATCCGATGGGAAATTAAAAAGGTACTTTCTCATAGAATCTACGGGATATGATGAACGAAACTTGATCCTTTATTTGAGGAGCAGTGGAACAAGGCCTCTGATATTCAGGTTGGTAATCGAAAAGGAGATCGATTTAGGGAAGTTATTGAAAAGTAAGAAAAGCCCAAAAGGAAACAATGAAGTTGTTGATTTACTTACAAAGGAGCAAATTGCAGCCATAAGAGAGGAAGGAGAAAAGCGCTACCTCTATCTCAAAAATCCTGAACAGGTGATCGATACGATGCGAAAGTACAAAGAGAGTTTCCTTGATTCACTTTCCATGAATCTATTGTCGCTGCTTGAGTAA
- a CDS encoding ATP-dependent helicase — protein METELSEFKVEDYLPFLDPIISKWFNTKYEGLTDPQRRAIPIIHSGQNVLVSSPTGTGKTLTGFLSIINELFKLGNEGKLEDRIYCIYISPLKALANDINKNLNEPLHEIYDLSTKEEEKVPKIRVAVRSGDTPQSERQKMLRTPPHILITTPESFALILSSLKFAEKIRDVKWVIVDEIHEISSTKRGALLSVNLERLQSVVGNFVRIGLSATQAPLDLIASYLCGYDGESRRPCEIVDVDAKKFLDLKTITPVADLTKSNYEVANDRMYEILADLIESHKTTLVFTNTRSGTEHVAMRLKARGIESIEAHHASLGKESRLNVENKLKNGELKCVITSTSLELGIDIGYIDLVVQIGSPKSVSKGIQRIGRSGHGINDMSVGRFLVFDLDDLMECAVLTKAAYDKEIDKVVIPSNPLDILSQAIVGMSVEKVWGVEEAYRIIRNSHCFHTLSHEDYMNTLDYLSGKIEDNVIYSKIWYDAEEGSFGKKKGSRMIYFMNIGTIPEESDYQVMDQNGRHLGQLSDKFVERLRQGDIFVLGARTYMFLKTQRNRVNVKDATGLRPTVPSWTGEMLPRSYDLGVLIGKFREEAADRIKNGEDIRDWLKTGYHLDDNSANSLISYIKAQMNFGIPTENKLLVEGYKDNSGLYNIIFHVPLGRRVNDALSRVYALAVSNALEVNTRVTVTDNGFILASEKEIPILKTLEMVSHDSFVDYARRSISNSEVFKQRFRHCAARSLMVLRKYKGYDISVARQQLRSDKLLRTLEEIKGFPVVKETYREVMEDMMDVPRAADYVRDVIEKKSFIVRKYSSETSPFSYGMILAGISDMVLMEDRSKLLRELQSKILDKVYGPDEIRFLIKDQKSVEKYYESKVPRITDYDSYMEMCNHFLTIDPFKNRVNSPFPYASVGTLDLTAKAMENGDILSAYVRGPVWASKDNYEIVRRLFSTEKPSDPASQKILQNCNSVTFSELKRKTELPEEELRDRIMKLESSYLIRRNQIEGVTVYISNDIEESAIDYAEALSIALLKTISSYGPLTLDEIVIKLPVSEKSLVNALDELCKNETVVYDYITPVFAKQYILKDDLNVLLGSGPHNLLELRIGKFSSDVTNVHEYFDRYGYAYSVENIKARVKKFNPAEFDSMISKNEILYGKFMKHKWTFMARWLAESLHDLRFEALENDEEQIYELINSGEDTESKIISSSGLPAKLVRQVLRDLEYRIAISRDKTKKIRTQFGINGPINPSRSLKIFLEKMGPLSKHEIGRNFWFYPDKPLAEANAKPVFVQDDFYYGGLKIDVAGRNYAILPIVDPLEIYLPRRYLNEIDYNYVFVENGKESVNMNLDVSDNALWISNISGDTKHSAEFLQCALDIEQKFGCDSMIIANPPESLLTGPTHPAIKTEGNSLISGNFSVAEMEDEELFIRSATFQSSMSVKNPYDALRRAIFGIRSESESSLIGLKGNLITDYFVSKLLYSFSGPFMVPALATMESISVYRALRKKELSELDQVVIRTVMELGSASLSDIYIKNDMIKSKASQIIRKLFSDCILAKDFYGKYVFVPEIYSYEEAVNIILRSLINTIGFADSELINSVVGSPVAYDPNKAIKSLQKDMKVFTVAIPGKQKILFTTRDYLNSKDYKDNSRILMPKDMVILCFSDYLKRKLGTINVYVLIHDGEMKAAFKGRKFIKNIFVDKLYADEKEKAHLVSEFKKLGYSLSFP, from the coding sequence ATGGAAACCGAACTTTCTGAATTCAAAGTAGAGGACTATCTCCCATTCCTGGATCCAATTATCTCTAAATGGTTCAATACAAAATATGAAGGGTTGACGGATCCACAGCGTAGGGCGATACCTATAATTCACTCTGGGCAAAACGTTTTGGTTTCCAGCCCGACCGGCACGGGAAAAACACTCACCGGTTTCCTGTCTATCATAAACGAGCTGTTCAAACTTGGAAACGAAGGAAAACTTGAAGATCGCATTTACTGCATCTATATAAGCCCATTAAAAGCCCTGGCAAACGATATAAATAAAAATCTCAACGAACCTCTTCATGAAATTTACGATCTCTCTACAAAGGAGGAAGAAAAGGTTCCAAAAATACGTGTAGCTGTTCGATCTGGTGACACTCCACAGTCTGAAAGACAGAAGATGTTACGTACTCCACCGCATATACTCATTACCACGCCAGAATCCTTTGCCTTAATTCTCTCGTCCTTGAAGTTCGCGGAAAAGATTCGTGACGTCAAATGGGTCATAGTCGACGAGATACACGAGATATCGTCGACGAAAAGAGGTGCTCTGCTTTCCGTAAACCTTGAACGTCTCCAGAGTGTTGTAGGTAACTTTGTAAGAATCGGCCTTTCAGCCACTCAGGCACCGTTAGATCTTATAGCCAGTTACCTCTGTGGATACGATGGCGAAAGCAGAAGGCCCTGTGAGATTGTTGATGTTGACGCAAAGAAGTTTCTCGATCTTAAAACGATAACGCCTGTTGCTGATTTAACGAAGAGTAACTACGAGGTCGCAAACGACAGGATGTACGAGATACTTGCAGACTTAATCGAGTCTCATAAGACAACACTGGTATTCACTAATACCAGGAGCGGGACTGAACACGTAGCCATGCGCCTAAAAGCAAGAGGAATAGAAAGTATAGAGGCACATCATGCCTCTCTTGGAAAGGAAAGCCGGCTGAATGTTGAGAACAAATTGAAGAACGGAGAGTTGAAATGCGTAATAACTTCGACGTCTCTGGAACTCGGTATTGACATAGGTTACATAGATCTTGTAGTTCAGATTGGCAGTCCTAAATCCGTTTCCAAAGGTATCCAAAGGATTGGGCGGTCCGGTCATGGCATTAATGATATGTCTGTGGGGCGTTTTCTCGTTTTCGATCTCGATGATCTCATGGAGTGCGCCGTGCTTACAAAAGCAGCATATGACAAGGAAATTGACAAGGTAGTTATTCCTTCGAATCCCCTGGATATACTATCACAGGCGATAGTTGGCATGTCAGTAGAGAAGGTATGGGGGGTGGAAGAGGCATATAGAATAATTCGAAACTCACACTGTTTCCACACGCTGTCTCACGAAGATTACATGAATACTCTTGACTATCTCTCAGGAAAAATCGAAGACAACGTGATTTACTCAAAGATATGGTACGATGCCGAAGAAGGTTCTTTTGGGAAGAAGAAAGGCAGCCGTATGATATACTTCATGAATATAGGCACGATACCGGAGGAATCTGATTATCAGGTAATGGACCAGAACGGTAGGCACCTGGGCCAGCTTAGCGACAAATTTGTGGAGCGCCTACGCCAGGGTGACATATTTGTTCTTGGTGCCAGGACATACATGTTCCTCAAAACACAGAGAAACCGCGTGAACGTAAAGGACGCGACGGGTCTGAGACCAACGGTTCCTTCATGGACCGGCGAGATGTTGCCCCGAAGTTATGACCTGGGAGTTCTTATAGGAAAATTCCGAGAAGAAGCTGCAGACAGGATCAAAAATGGTGAGGATATAAGGGACTGGCTCAAGACAGGATATCATCTGGACGATAATAGTGCAAACAGTTTGATTTCCTACATCAAGGCACAGATGAATTTTGGGATTCCAACGGAAAATAAACTTCTCGTGGAGGGATACAAAGACAATTCCGGGCTCTACAATATCATCTTTCATGTCCCTCTTGGGAGAAGAGTTAACGATGCACTCTCACGCGTTTATGCCCTGGCCGTTTCAAACGCACTTGAAGTTAATACCAGAGTAACCGTCACAGACAATGGATTCATACTTGCCTCGGAAAAGGAGATACCTATTTTGAAAACGCTTGAAATGGTGTCTCACGATAGCTTTGTGGATTACGCGCGAAGATCTATTTCCAACTCGGAGGTTTTCAAGCAGAGATTCCGTCACTGTGCTGCAAGATCGCTGATGGTTTTGAGGAAATACAAAGGTTATGATATCTCTGTAGCGAGGCAACAGCTTCGAAGTGATAAGCTGCTTAGAACACTTGAAGAGATCAAAGGTTTCCCGGTGGTAAAGGAGACTTACAGGGAGGTCATGGAAGACATGATGGACGTTCCACGAGCTGCAGATTATGTACGGGATGTAATTGAAAAAAAATCATTCATAGTCCGTAAATATTCTTCTGAAACCAGCCCATTTTCCTATGGGATGATCCTCGCAGGGATATCCGATATGGTATTGATGGAAGATCGCTCAAAGCTCCTGAGAGAACTCCAGTCTAAGATACTGGACAAGGTCTATGGCCCAGATGAGATAAGATTTCTGATCAAGGACCAGAAATCGGTTGAAAAGTATTACGAATCCAAAGTCCCTCGAATAACTGATTATGATTCATACATGGAGATGTGCAATCACTTCCTCACGATCGATCCTTTTAAAAATCGTGTAAACAGCCCTTTCCCATATGCTTCTGTCGGTACCCTTGACCTCACGGCAAAAGCGATGGAAAACGGCGATATACTATCGGCTTATGTGAGAGGTCCGGTCTGGGCATCGAAAGACAATTACGAAATTGTTAGACGACTATTTTCCACGGAAAAGCCATCAGATCCGGCATCGCAAAAAATATTGCAAAATTGCAATAGTGTAACCTTTAGTGAACTTAAGAGAAAGACCGAACTCCCAGAAGAAGAATTACGCGATCGCATTATGAAGTTAGAATCATCGTATCTCATTCGAAGGAACCAGATAGAGGGTGTTACAGTCTATATATCGAATGATATTGAAGAAAGTGCGATCGATTATGCTGAGGCTTTGTCAATAGCTTTATTAAAAACCATTTCGAGTTACGGCCCTTTGACGCTGGATGAAATCGTCATAAAGTTACCAGTCAGTGAAAAATCTCTGGTCAATGCTCTTGATGAATTATGCAAGAATGAAACCGTAGTTTATGATTACATCACTCCTGTCTTTGCAAAGCAATACATCCTCAAGGATGACCTAAATGTCCTTCTGGGGAGTGGTCCACATAATTTGCTGGAGCTCAGGATCGGTAAGTTCTCCTCGGACGTTACTAACGTTCATGAGTATTTTGATCGCTACGGGTATGCATACAGTGTTGAAAACATAAAGGCAAGAGTTAAAAAGTTCAATCCTGCCGAATTTGACTCCATGATCTCCAAGAACGAAATACTTTATGGAAAGTTCATGAAGCACAAGTGGACATTTATGGCCAGGTGGCTTGCAGAATCACTGCATGACCTGCGTTTTGAGGCGTTGGAGAATGACGAAGAGCAAATATACGAATTAATCAATTCAGGAGAAGACACAGAATCAAAAATTATATCCTCTTCCGGTCTCCCGGCGAAACTTGTAAGGCAGGTGCTGCGAGATCTGGAATATCGTATCGCAATATCGCGGGACAAGACGAAAAAGATAAGGACCCAATTTGGAATAAATGGGCCTATCAATCCCTCTAGGTCGCTCAAAATATTTCTGGAGAAAATGGGGCCGCTATCGAAGCACGAGATCGGACGCAATTTTTGGTTCTATCCGGACAAACCGCTGGCGGAGGCTAACGCGAAACCAGTTTTTGTTCAAGATGATTTTTATTATGGTGGTTTAAAGATCGATGTTGCTGGAAGAAACTATGCAATACTGCCTATAGTGGATCCGCTTGAGATATATCTGCCACGGAGATACTTAAACGAAATAGACTACAATTATGTCTTTGTTGAAAACGGAAAAGAATCTGTTAATATGAACCTTGACGTGTCTGATAATGCGTTATGGATCAGCAATATATCAGGGGACACAAAGCATAGTGCTGAATTCCTCCAATGTGCTCTTGATATTGAACAGAAATTCGGATGCGACAGCATGATCATAGCTAATCCACCCGAGAGTTTGCTCACAGGCCCCACACATCCTGCTATCAAGACCGAGGGCAATTCACTTATAAGTGGTAATTTCAGTGTGGCCGAAATGGAGGATGAAGAATTATTCATCAGATCTGCAACATTCCAAAGTTCTATGAGTGTCAAAAATCCGTATGATGCCCTAAGAAGGGCTATTTTTGGTATCAGGTCAGAATCGGAGAGTTCACTGATAGGGTTGAAGGGAAACCTTATAACGGACTATTTTGTCTCGAAACTGCTCTATTCCTTCTCCGGTCCATTCATGGTTCCTGCTCTTGCGACAATGGAATCCATATCCGTATACAGGGCATTAAGAAAAAAGGAGCTGTCCGAACTTGATCAGGTCGTGATCAGAACTGTGATGGAACTTGGAAGTGCATCATTATCAGATATTTATATCAAAAATGATATGATCAAAAGCAAAGCCTCCCAAATCATCAGGAAACTGTTCAGTGATTGTATATTAGCAAAGGATTTTTATGGGAAATATGTTTTTGTTCCTGAAATATACTCATATGAGGAAGCCGTGAATATAATCTTGCGCTCGCTAATCAACACCATCGGGTTCGCTGATTCTGAATTAATCAATTCAGTGGTTGGTTCACCAGTTGCATATGATCCGAATAAAGCAATAAAAAGCCTTCAAAAGGATATGAAAGTCTTTACGGTCGCAATTCCTGGAAAACAAAAGATCCTTTTCACGACAAGAGACTACTTAAACTCCAAAGATTATAAAGATAACTCACGTATTCTAATGCCAAAAGACATGGTAATATTGTGTTTTTCGGATTACCTCAAGAGAAAACTGGGAACGATTAACGTTTATGTTCTAATTCACGACGGCGAAATGAAGGCAGCCTTCAAGGGAAGGAAGTTTATCAAAAACATATTCGTGGATAAACTCTACGCAGACGAAAAGGAAAAGGCACATCTGGTATCTGAATTCAAGAAACTTGGATATTCTTTGTCTTTTCCATAG
- a CDS encoding zinc-binding dehydrogenase, with protein sequence MKAVVLSELNKPLEVKELKQPEILSNEVLVEQDTTGICYRDILTQKGFFPRVSLPIVPGHEIAGRIVKKGDDVKGFKVGDRVSSLIYVPCGKCEFCLSGSENLCPYKRTFGEMINGAYEKYLNIPEISLVKVPDGVPAPDASIAACVTGMIIHAISRLGKLQEGQNILITGAGGGVGTHAIQVAKALGGHVIAETSSPWKSEQLYQLGADHVVTGKDFNKEVKDLTGDGVHVVLESVGLPTFERSLRSLRVGGRMIVIGNVDPTAVPLPLGLIILKGNTIKGSISSTKEDVLKALELNKTGKVHSVVYKTVGLTEVNEAYEDMLAKRSVGRIMLKL encoded by the coding sequence ATGAAAGCTGTGGTTCTCTCTGAACTCAACAAGCCACTTGAAGTAAAAGAACTGAAACAACCTGAGATTTTGTCCAATGAAGTCCTTGTAGAGCAGGACACAACCGGCATTTGCTACCGAGACATCCTTACGCAAAAAGGATTTTTCCCAAGAGTTTCTCTTCCCATAGTTCCTGGGCACGAAATAGCGGGGCGTATTGTGAAGAAAGGCGACGACGTTAAAGGTTTCAAGGTTGGAGACAGAGTTTCAAGCTTAATCTATGTGCCTTGTGGAAAATGCGAATTTTGTCTCTCTGGGAGTGAGAATCTGTGTCCCTACAAAAGAACGTTTGGGGAGATGATCAATGGCGCCTATGAGAAGTACCTAAACATTCCGGAAATTTCACTGGTAAAGGTTCCCGATGGCGTTCCAGCTCCTGACGCTTCGATAGCTGCTTGCGTGACAGGGATGATTATTCATGCTATTTCCAGATTAGGAAAACTACAGGAAGGGCAAAACATTTTGATAACCGGCGCAGGCGGCGGCGTGGGTACGCACGCGATACAGGTTGCGAAAGCTTTGGGGGGACACGTTATTGCAGAAACAAGCTCTCCATGGAAATCTGAGCAGCTGTACCAACTGGGTGCCGATCACGTGGTCACGGGGAAAGATTTCAACAAGGAAGTAAAAGATCTAACGGGTGATGGTGTGCACGTTGTACTCGAGTCTGTTGGGTTGCCTACATTTGAAAGGTCTCTTCGTTCTCTTCGAGTCGGAGGGAGAATGATAGTCATAGGGAACGTAGATCCGACCGCAGTACCACTGCCACTCGGATTGATTATTCTTAAGGGGAATACTATCAAAGGAAGCATAAGTTCCACGAAAGAAGACGTGTTGAAGGCACTAGAGCTAAATAAAACTGGTAAAGTGCACTCTGTTGTTTACAAAACCGTAGGTCTCACGGAGGTAAATGAGGCATATGAGGATATGCTAGCAAAGAGATCAGTTGGCAGAATAATGCTCAAACTTTGA
- a CDS encoding DUF763 domain-containing protein yields MSVLPLHYGHPPEYLYKRMIRLSGLISDLIIEKFGSEHLLQNFADPFWFHSLSLATGFDWNSSGTTTATLSALKEYYSKKSENIVIIGGKGRQMGKIAEDLNSAVDTGFISDHKAQSLRRNAKELAKVDNNLLQDTYDLYLQFIVLDGKGKWSLVQQGMNSSLRMARRYHWIYSTVSERLNDGRNGISTEKTVEDVLDLTTKLSERNRSDMVELAREGAHKFYYGVVTDKQRTLDSFSKDEPVLRMDYKINWKKMRELYEYQPKDFDELSNLSGIGKSTIRALSYLAEVIYGDQPSFVDPVKFSFGLGGKDGVPKPINVSDYDKAIEFYDELLHGSDQRKIILDNIARGMARDSYISTSSLRNST; encoded by the coding sequence ATGTCAGTACTTCCGCTTCATTATGGACATCCTCCCGAATATTTATACAAAAGGATGATAAGGTTAAGCGGATTAATTTCAGACCTCATAATAGAGAAATTTGGTTCGGAGCATCTTCTTCAAAATTTTGCCGATCCATTCTGGTTCCATTCTTTATCACTTGCAACGGGATTTGATTGGAATTCAAGCGGAACTACTACTGCAACCTTAAGCGCCCTTAAAGAGTACTATTCAAAAAAAAGTGAGAATATTGTCATAATAGGTGGAAAGGGCAGGCAAATGGGAAAAATTGCGGAGGACTTGAACTCAGCTGTAGATACAGGTTTTATAAGCGATCATAAAGCGCAGTCTCTAAGGAGAAACGCTAAAGAACTTGCAAAAGTCGATAATAATCTATTACAAGATACATATGATCTTTATCTTCAGTTCATAGTACTTGATGGAAAAGGAAAGTGGTCTCTTGTCCAACAGGGCATGAATTCATCATTGCGGATGGCCCGCAGATATCACTGGATATACAGCACTGTATCCGAAAGACTTAATGATGGTCGTAACGGTATTTCCACAGAAAAGACTGTCGAAGACGTACTTGATCTTACTACAAAGTTGAGTGAAAGGAACAGGAGTGATATGGTTGAACTAGCGAGGGAAGGTGCGCACAAATTTTATTATGGCGTTGTAACCGATAAACAGAGGACGCTCGATAGCTTCAGCAAAGACGAACCAGTACTAAGGATGGATTACAAGATCAACTGGAAAAAGATGAGGGAACTTTATGAATATCAGCCAAAGGATTTTGACGAGCTATCGAATTTGAGCGGAATAGGAAAATCAACCATCCGAGCCTTGTCATATCTTGCAGAGGTCATATACGGTGATCAACCGTCCTTTGTCGATCCAGTAAAATTTTCCTTTGGACTCGGTGGAAAGGACGGAGTACCAAAACCGATTAATGTTAGCGACTATGATAAAGCAATAGAGTTCTATGATGAATTATTGCACGGATCGGATCAGAGAAAGATCATACTTGATAACATTGCAAGAGGAATGGCACGTGATAGTTATATCTCAACAAGTAGTCTTCGCAATAGCACGTAG